One window from the genome of Leptospira johnsonii encodes:
- the tilS gene encoding tRNA lysidine(34) synthetase TilS, translating into MPKFASKTKLSLEEAGRVLRFRDLEKISEKIGGYIATGHHAEDYLETVLLQLIRGGGWNSLRTLGVLENNRFRPLLLFGEKDRKTALAEADWPVFEDESNHSSRYLRNRIRSELLPVLLKEGADPDKIFHNFHDSDTPRSGTANRKVNEDEIRTVSRRILEEEPASICKQVLDLHLKSLGLHPVNSQFLTDLLHNLDRKVSFSLENKEVWFWKSVSSDLYILPKKASYLKPFSYDSDSFFLKWNGKTKKIPKNCEPSNDGEGEKILLGGIHRDVSEILREKEIPVPVRKMLPILKREGKTVLVCLRMWDARLDDIRSDDFPQD; encoded by the coding sequence GTGCCGAAGTTTGCCAGTAAGACCAAACTAAGTTTAGAAGAAGCCGGAAGAGTTCTCCGATTTAGAGACCTAGAAAAAATTTCAGAAAAGATAGGCGGTTACATTGCAACCGGGCATCATGCAGAAGATTATCTAGAGACTGTACTTCTGCAGCTTATCAGAGGCGGCGGTTGGAATTCCCTACGTACCTTGGGAGTTTTAGAGAACAATAGATTCAGACCATTATTATTATTCGGTGAAAAGGATCGTAAAACCGCATTGGCGGAAGCTGACTGGCCGGTATTCGAAGACGAATCCAATCATTCTTCCCGTTATCTTAGGAATCGGATCCGATCCGAATTACTTCCGGTGCTTTTAAAAGAAGGCGCAGATCCTGATAAAATTTTTCATAATTTCCACGATTCTGATACACCGAGGAGCGGAACTGCAAACCGCAAAGTAAACGAAGACGAGATCAGAACGGTATCCAGACGAATTTTAGAAGAAGAGCCGGCGTCTATTTGTAAGCAAGTTCTGGACTTACATTTGAAAAGTTTAGGCCTTCATCCTGTGAATTCTCAGTTCCTTACGGACCTTCTGCATAACCTGGACAGAAAAGTTTCTTTTTCTCTCGAAAACAAAGAAGTTTGGTTTTGGAAAAGTGTTTCGTCAGATCTGTACATCTTACCCAAAAAAGCTTCTTATTTGAAACCGTTCAGTTATGACTCTGACTCTTTCTTTTTGAAATGGAATGGTAAGACAAAAAAGATACCGAAAAATTGCGAACCGTCTAACGACGGAGAAGGAGAAAAAATCCTGCTTGGAGGAATCCATCGAGACGTTTCCGAAATCCTTCGAGAGAAAGAGATTCCGGTTCCGGTCAGAAAAATGCTACCCATTCTAAAACGGGAAGGGAAAACTGTATTGGTTTGCCTTCGAATGTGGGATGCCCGTTTGGATGATATTCGATCGGATGATTTCCCGCAAGATTAG
- a CDS encoding ATP-binding protein, translating into MKTKPVVIAFSGGKDSSLLLQFYLWLHNKNLISHFPVIYHLDHSIRDNTEQESEILKFIRSLGPNSIFKKKTCRSLPVRPN; encoded by the coding sequence ATGAAAACTAAACCTGTGGTAATCGCTTTTTCCGGTGGAAAAGATTCCTCCTTACTTCTTCAATTCTATCTTTGGCTTCATAATAAAAACTTAATCTCTCATTTTCCTGTTATTTATCATTTGGATCATTCTATCCGGGATAATACGGAACAGGAATCCGAAATCTTAAAGTTTATCCGCTCATTAGGTCCAAACTCAATCTTTAAAAAAAAAACGTGCCGAAGTTTGCCAGTAAGACCAAACTAA